Genomic window (Synechococcus sp. LA31):
GCCGGCCACACAGCCGTAGCGCTCGATCAGGTTGCTCAGAGCCTGATAAGCCCAGTCGGTGGGCTGCACGTCGGAGAACTGGGTGATCGAAGTCACCTGCTCCTCAGAGCCGTACTGGCTAACGCCAGCGATGTTGAGTTCAGAGGCGGATGCAGCCACGGGAGCCATCAGGCCCAGGGCAGCAGGCGCCAGAAGAAGCTTCTGGAACAGTTTCATGGTCCTCACACCAATTGAGGGGCCCAGGCATAAGGCCTGAGTTGTGCAGAACTTAAGGGACAGCACCTCAAGCCAGAGAACGGCGCAGCACAGGGCCAGGTAGCCAGCGATACACAGGCATGGTGCGGAGTGCAACTGCCGTCATCTCATCAAAAAAGCCCCGGCCAAAGGCCAGGGCTGAAGTGAGGCAAATGTGTGAGAAATGGAGCTCGAGGTGTGTGAGAAGTGAGCTCCGGTTCAGATCAACAGATCAGAACTTGAAGGTGGTCTTGATGATGCCACCGAAGTTGTTGAGGGGAGCGCTGTCGTTGCGCTTGTTGTTGAGTTCCCAGCCCAGCTGACCCAGGGGGTTGGACAGGTAGTACAGAGCGGGGGTCACGCTGATGTTGTCGGTGACCTGGAACTTGTACCACCACTCCCAGGCGTAGTTGCCGTCCTTAGGTGAGGCGCCGCAGAGGTCCTTGTCGCAAGCGGTGACGAAGGTGGGCTGGCCCACTGCCATACCGAGAGCGTTGCCCTTGATGAAGGCGTCGTCCCACTGCAGGCCGACATACCAGCTCTGGGAGGCCACGCCGTCGAAGTCGAAGGCGGTGTTGTCAGAGCTGTAGCTGGTGATGCCCCAGCCAAGGCTGATGGAGGGAACCCAGCCGCTCTCGGAAGGCTGCCAGTAAGCGCTCACAGCGACAGAGTTGTTGCTGCCAGCACCAGCGAAGGCGCCCTGCAGAACAGCAGCGGGAGTACCGGAGGCAGGGCCCACGCCGTTGCCGTAGTTGTAGGCAACAGCCGCACCCCAGCTGTCGCCGGCGTAGCCGAGCTGACCGGTGAAGGTCTGGGCAGCGCCGTCGGTACCAATACCACCTTCGTTGGGGTTACCAACGTTGGCGTTAGCGGACACGTAGTTGAGGCTGAAGCTCCAGCCGTTATCGGCGTACCACACACCAGCACCTGCGCCTTTGTTCAGGCTGTAGGTGCCAGGGGAACCGGCGTAGGTGAAGACGTCGAGGACGGTGTCAGCGGGGTACACGCTGGGCCACATGGCCAGCATGTCGTCCTGACGCACACGGCCACCGAAGGTGACGGTGACTTTGTCGCCAACGGGGAACTGGTAGAAGAGGCGGTCGATGCCCACCACGTTCGGGCCAGCATCTTCCTGGAAGGCCACTTCCAGAGCGTTCAGGCCGAGGTTGGCGCCATTAGCGCCCACGGTGCCGGCGGCGCCCCAGGGGGAATCACCGAAGTTGCCCGAGCGCAGGGTGGTGCGCAGCAGGTCTTTGCCGGTGAAGCTGGTGTCGAAGTTCAGGCGAACGTCGTAATTGAAAGCGGTAGCGCCTTCGAGGGTCTTGGCAGCGTCAGAGGCGTTGCTGTTGCTGCCGCCAAAGCTGTTGGCACCCATCACGAAGGTGGCAATACCCTTCAGCTTGGTGGTGGTGGAGAACTGGGTGGCTTCCAGTTCAGCAACCTTGGCCTCGAGGCCATCCACGCGGCCCTTCAGCACGGCGAGTTCCTTTTCGAACTCCTTCATCAGGCGCTTCAGCTCGTCGGTCACGTCGGTGATCCGGTCGAGGCAAGCGTTCAGCAGGGCGGCCGCTTCAAAGCGGGTCATCGCACGGCTGCCGCGGTAGGTGCCGTTGGGGTAGCCGGCCACACAGCCGTAGCGCTCGATCAGGTTGCTCAGAGCCTGATAAGCCCAGTCGGTGGGCTGCACGTCGGAGAACTGGGTGATCGAAGTCACCTGCTCCTCAGAGCCGTACTGGCTAACGCCAGCGATGTTGAGTTCAGAGGCGGATGCAGCCACGGGAGCCATCAGGCCCAGGGCAGCAGGCGCCAGAAGAAGCTTCTGGAACAGTTTCATGGTCCTCACACCAAAAGAGGAATTGGGCGCAATGCGCCGTGGAGGCATCCTGCAAGCCCTGCCACGGCAAACACAGAGAAGCTGTGCCACAAACCGCAATGGCATGTAGCAACCAATACACAACGGCCCTCAATGCCGCGCTCGCTCAGACTTCTCGCAACCCCCCACACGCCACCACCTGTGTTGAAGCGATCGCCCTGGCTGTGGTGGCTGGTACTACTGGGCATTTGGCTGTTGGCCACCGCCGCCGATCGCGCCTGGCTTATGGCTGATCAACGCCTGCCGGCCTGGGATCAAGCCGACTACCTCAACAGCGCCATTGATCACGGCCGCGCCCTGGGGCTTTTGGGCGGCGGGAGCTGGCCGGGCTGGCAAGGGCTGATGGATCTCTCGCCCAAAATCCCACCGCTGGCATCGCTGGTGAGCGGCACGGTGATGGCCGTAGCCGGCGAAACTGTGAACGGCGCCAGCTGGTCCCTGAGCCTCTGGCATGGCCTGCTGCTGCTGGTGATCGCCCGCTGGGGCCAGGAGCTGCTCAACGCGTCGTTTGGCTTACTCGCGGCAAGCCTGGTAGCCCTGGCACCAGCGCTATCCGGCCTGCGGGTGGACTTCACCCTCGACATGCCGCTCACCGCCAGTTGCAGCCTGGCCCTATGGCTGCTCTGGCGCTGGCAGCGGCGTGAGGGCGGCGGCGGATGGGGACAGGCCATCGCCGCCGCCGCCGCCATCGCCGCAGCCCTGCTGATCAAACAAAGCGCGCTGCTGGTGCTGGCTCTACCGGCCCTATGGAGCTTCGGCCAGGCCCAGGCACACCCCAGACGACGCTGGCAGGCGTGGGCTGCGCTGGCTTTGGTGCTGGCCTTGCTGCTGCCCTGGCTGCATCACAACTGGATCACCACCCTGGGCGGCACTGAGCGTGCCGTGATCAGTTCAGGGGCTGATGAAGGTGATCCCGGCAGCCTCGATCCCCGCAGCCTGATCTGGTACCCACGCCTGTGGGCGAGCCAGCTGGGCGTCGCCACAGTCAGCGCCGGGCTGGCCGGGCTGGCCCTGTTGGGCTGGCAGCATCGCGGCCACTGGCGTCAACGCTGGCAGGCCGGCTGGGGCTGGCTGCTGGGAGTCGCGATCAGCGGCTGGCTCTGCACAAGCCTCAGCCCTAATAAAGACGAGCGCTACATCGCGCCGGTGCTGCCGCTGCTAGCCCTTCTGCTGGCGCGGGGTTGGTGGGCCCTGGGACAATGGATCGCCCGCCAGCGCTCGAGCCACTGGGCCAGCGGAGCCCTTGCTCTGGGGTTGATCAGCGCTGGCGGGATCGCGGCCCGCGCCAGCCTGGGCGAACTGGATCGCGATCCCCCCTCCGCCGTGGTGGCAGCGATGCAGAGCCTGCGGGAGCGTGTAGGCGATGCCCCCACCACTCTGCTGATCAGCGGCAGCAGCGCCGATCTCAACGAACACAGCCTCACCCTGTTGGGCCGCCAACAGGGTGGCCAGGTGCTGGTGCGCCGGCTGGGGCGCAATCCCGGCCAGGAGGAGCTGGCTCTCGAGCAGGGGGAGTGGTGGCTGATCGCCACTGGCGACCAGGGCACGAGCCGAGCCTCCGCTCGGGCTCTCAGCCGCGCCGTACGCCGCAATGGCCGCTACGAACGCGTGCAGATCTGGCCCTGGAGCAAGCAGCGCCAGCTGGAGTTGTGGCGGCGCAAGCCTGGTGTGGCAGCACCCAGCAGCTTCCAGCAGCGGTTCATCAGCCTGGCCCGGGGGCTGGAGCAGGGGCCCCGGGGCCTGCAGCCGGTGTTTGCGGCGATCGGCCCCTGGCATCTGCTCGATCCTCGCTTCAGCTATCAGGCCGAGGTGAAGCAGTGGGCGGAGGCCCAGCTGCAGCGCAATCCCAGCCATCGCGATGCGCTCTGGAGCCTGGCCCTGGTAGCGGTGCTACAGAACCGGCCACAACAGGCTGATCAGTGGTTTGCCCGCTTGGAGCAACTCGAGGGCAACGGTCACTGGCCCACCGCTTATCGCAGCGTGGTGCAGCTAGCTGACTGGCGAAGTTGCAGCGCGGCCAGGGTGGCCGACGCGCGCGACAGTGATCCCAATACCACTCCGGTGCTGATGGCCCTTCGCGATCTGAGCCGCAGCCTCTGCTTCGATCCACGCGGCCCCATCGCGCTGCGCAGCAGCCTGCCGGCCGCGGTTGAACGCGTGTCGCTGGAGCTGAAACAGCCATGAGCCAGCGCCTGACCCCAGAGCAACGCGTGTGGCTGGCAGCCGGGGTGTTCACCCTGGTGGGCTGGACACTGCAGTGGTGGCGACTGCACAGCTTCGCCGCCACGATGGATCAGGGGATCCTGTTCCAAGTGCTCTGGAACGGCCTGAGCGGCCATCCATTCGAGAGCACACTCTCCTCGCAACTTTCCACCAACGTGGTTCATGGCGGCCAACTGCCGGCCATCGGCTACCACCGCCTCGGACAGCACTTCACACCCACCCTGGCCCTGTGGATCCCGCTGGTGGCACTGCTCGGCAAATGGGCCCTGCCGATGCTGCAGGTGGCGCTGATCGCCGCAGCCGGCCTGGTGCTGCATCGCATCGCCCGCCTGCGGCTGGAGGCGGATCTAGCGGCGATGCTCACCATGGCCTTTTTCGGCGCCAATGCCGTCATCGGCCCCACCCTGGGCAATTTCACTGATCTCAGCCAGCTGCCGCTGTGCGTGTTCGTGCTTCTACTTGGTCTGCTGGAGCGGCGCCTCTGGCTGACCCTGCCCGCGGCGTTCTTGATGCCCCTGATCCGCGAAGACACCGGCGTAGTGCTCGTGGGGATCGGGCTGTGGCTACTGGTGCGGCAGCGCTCGCGCTGGCCCCTCGCGCTGGCTTTGATCGCCTGGGGGGGCGGCTGGGTGGTGCTGGTCACCAACGTGCTGATGCCGCTGTTCAGCCAGGACAACTCCCGCCGCTTCATGGTGGAGAACTTCGGCCAATACCTGCAGGGCCAGGAACAGGCCAGCAGCCTTGAAACAGCCGTGCGCGCCCTGCAGCAACCGCTGGTGCTGCTGCGGGAGCTGGTGAGCCCACCCCGCGACACGCTGCTTTACCTGGCAGGCCAGGGCCTGCCTTTGTTGTTCATCCCCTGGATCGCGCTCGACAGCTGGCTGTTGATGGGCCTGCCTCTGCTCGGCCTGCTGCTGGCCCAGGGCTCCAACAACCCCCTATCGATCAACATCCGCTACACCTACCTGGTGGTACCGGGGCTGTTTGCCGGCAGTGCCCTCTGGTGGCAGCGCCACCAGCCGCTGTTCGCCTCAAGGCGACTACGGCGTGTGTGGGCTGGCTGCATCCTGCTGTCCCTGCTGTTCACCCTGGGCAGCAATCCCAACCGCAGCCTGTCGTGGCTGATCCCCGACAGCATCCAGCCCCTGGTGTACAGCAACCCGATACGCCAATGGCAGCACAGCCAGCAGGCTCATGCAGTGCTGGGTTTGATTCCCTCGAAAGCCAGCGTGGCAGCCAGCACCCCGCTTATCCCGCATCTGGCGGCGCGGCAGGTGCTGGTGCGCTTCCCCGACCATGTCGCCTACCAAACCCGCGCTGGCCAGGCCACACCCGTGGAATGGATTGCCGTTGATCTCGATCAACAGCGTCGCTATGCCGTGGCCTTCCCCCAGGAGCAGAAAGCGTTGAAGCGAAGCCTGCGGCAGCTGAAAACATTGCCGGGCGATGGGTATCAGGTGCAGGAGGTGCGCGACGGCGTGGTGCTACTGCAACGCAATGGCCCCGTCCAACCGGCAGCGGAGAAGCAGCTCAATCAGCTGCTGGCGGAGGCGAAGCAGCGCTAAACGCCCAATGGCGTGTGTGCAGAAACAGGCCCACCGCCATCAAGAGCTCGATGCCTTCCTGATCGTTGCGGATGCGCTCGGCATGGCTGATCCAGCTCAAATCAAAATAGGTGTAGAAGAGAGCCACGATCAGGAAATACAGGCTGTAGTGCCGAGCGGGCCAAGCCTCGATGTGCGGCATCCAGCGCCAGCCCGCATAACCAAAGAAAAGCCCGGCAGCGATGAACGACACATGCAGGTAGTTCTGTACAGCCGGCAGGTTATGGATGTTGGTTTCCTTCTGAGCATTGATGTTGCGCAGTGCCTCCACCCCCCAGCCATGGATGCGCTCCCCCCAGCTGATCTCCTCAGCCGCCACATAAAAGAGAAACAGGGTGAGAAGCAACCAGGCCACCCCCTGCAACGACCTCCACTGGCGACGCCGCAGCCAAAGCACACGCAGGCTGCACACACACGCACCGGCATAGGCCGCAAACTGGAGCCACTCCACCGGACCGTCCTCACCGGTGGTCCAGGCTTCAAAGACCCCGAAAGGCAGGAAATACACCACCCCGTAGAGCCCCAACATGTAAATCAGTGGTGCTGTGTCAACCGCCGGGGTGAAACTGCCCCAAGGGGTGTGGAAGGTGCGCAGCTGTCGCTCAACAGTCATCCAGCGGCCCAGAGGATTTGCCAAACCTTAAGGCTGCGTTAACAACCCAGATGCTTTGCTGATCCACATCACTCACGCCCGGCTGATCGGGCCTGCCGGATGACCACAGCCTCGAGCGCTGCATCGCCGCCAAGCCTCTGGGTGGTGGCGGCCTGCTTCAACGAAGCCAGCGGGATCCGGGCGTTCATCACCGCCATCGAAGCCCTAGGGCTGGCGCAGCAGCTCCTGCTGATCGACGACGGTTCACGCGACAACACCGCTGCCGTGATTCGCGCCGAAATCGAGCTGAGGCGCGAATCACCCCAAGCCTTACCGATCAGCCTGATCGAACTCACCCGTAACTTCGGCAAGGAGGCGGCCATGCTGGCCGGGCTGGATCAGGCCCGGGGCCGCTGCGACGCCGTTGTGTTGATCGATGCCGACCTGCAACACCCACCAGAGCTGATCCCTGAGATGGCGCGCCATTGGCAGGAGGGCGCCGAGATGGTCACGGCGATCCGCAGCGCCGCCGATCAGGAATCCACCCTCAAGATCCTCAGCGCCTCCGGCTTCTATTCCCTGTTCAACCGGCTCACCGATTCGGTGCAGCTGGTGGATGGTGCCGGTGATTTCCGCCTGCTCAGCCAGCCGGTGGTGCGCGCCCTCACCGACATGCGCGAGGGCACCCGCTTCTCCAAGGCCCTCTTCCCCTGGACGGGCTTCCGCAGCGTGGACATCAGCTACGACCGGTCCCAACGCAACAGCGGCGCCACCACCTGGAACGCTCGGCGCCTATTCAGCTACGCCCTCGATGGCATCTTCAGCTTCTCGGTGCTTCCCCTACGCATCTGGATTGGCGTTGGCATGGTGATCTCGCTGATCAGCCTGGTGTACGCACTGGTGCTGGTGATCAGCACGTTGCTGCACGGCATCGATGTACCCGGCTACGCCTCGCTGATCGTGGCGGTGCTGTTTCTTGGCGGCGTACAGCTGATCGGGATCGGCATCCTCGGGGAATACATCGGCCGCATCTTCGAAGAAAGCAAGCGGAGGCCGCCCTATCTGGTGCGCCGCATCAGCGCATCGGCTTCACGGGATCGCCAGGGCGAAGCATAAAAGCGGCGTGAGAGCGGGTAGGCCTGAAGCTCAGCCGCTTCAAACGAGTAGCCCTCCGCCGGGTGGGCCAGCACAAGGCCACCTTCGACCCGCAGCTGGCGCTCGGCCGAGGTGATCACCGCGGTATCCATCCGGCCCGTGAACAGCACCCCGCAGAAGCCGGCATTGGTAGCAATCCCGCGGCGGGCCAGCTCAGCGGCACGACCGCTGTTGAGCAGGCGCAGCAGCAACCACTTGAGCGGCCCGAGGCCCAAACAGCCCTGCCACCAGAGCGTCAGGGGGATACCCCGCCAGGGCCAAGGCTCGCGCAGGCTGCGGATCCAGGTGGGCTGAAGCGCCGGAGGGAGCTGGCCGATCTGCTGCCACACCAGCGGCGTGAGATGCACGTGCTGGTGGCCATCCAGCCTTAGGGACCGCCCGGGAAAGAGCCGTTGAAACCATTGAATCTGAGCCGTGAGTTCGCAGGCGAGCTGCTGCTCGATCCGGCGGCGCGCCCGCCACCAGCGGGGGAGACAACTCAGCAGCAGCAGGCGGCCAAACCCCAGCGCCAGGCGGCCCTCCCCATCGAGCAACGCCGGAATCCGCTTGGGATCCGCCGCTGGTGGACCCTCGCTCAAGCAGAGGTGCAAGGCCAATTCAAACTGAGGCCGCTGAGCACAAGCCTGCGCAGCGGCCATCGCGGCCGGTCCAGCCACCAGCACGCTGGCCGAATCAAGCGCACCGGCGTCGTGAAGGTTCAGGATCGTGGTGTTCACCGCCTCGTGCAGCCCCAAATCGTCGGCATGGAAGCGAACAGGCGCCAGGCCAACGACGGCCTCGCGCTGGCGGCGGGCCCGGCTGTGGCGGGCCGCCAGCGACCAGATCACGTAATTGATCGCGGTTGGGGTGAACACCATCACCGCCGTGCCAGCGACGCTGCGGGCCCACAGGCCCAGCCAACCCGGCAGCAGCAAGCTCACCAGCACATTGAGGCTGGTTTGAATCAGCAGCCACCGCCGCGGGAAGGGCGCTCCACCGGTGTGTTCCCGAAACGTGAACAGTGCATGAGCGAGATAACCCCAACACGACGCCAGCAGAAAACCCGAGAGATTGGCCAACGACAGAGGCCAACCCAGCCATTCGCCACAGAGCAGCACCAGGGCATGGATCCCTGCCGCCAACACCCCAACGCCGCCGTAGCGCATTAGCTCCGCCAGCTTTGCCCGCACTCCCACAGCCGTTCATGGCCAGCGCCGGCAGCCTATGGGAAGCTCAGCGCCTGAGCACCGATCCATGCCGGACAGCCGCAACCTGCCGCCTCGCAACCTCGTTGCCACCAGTGGAGCGATCGCCCTGCTGTTGTGGATCTGCGCCGCGGCTCGTCATGCCCTGCTGCAGAGCAACGCCTACGACCTGGGGCTGTTTGACCAGTGGATCTGGCTGGTAAGCCGGGGCCTGCCCCCGATCTCCTCGATGGAGGGGGTACACATCCTTGCCGACCACGGCGCCTGGGCGCTTTACGGCGCAGCACTGCCCTACCGCCTACTGGCGAGCGTGCAGTGGCTGTTCGCCAGCCAAGCTGCCGCCCTCAGCTTCACCGCACTGCCGCTGTGGTGGGTCGGCCGTCAGGCCGGCCTAAGCCCGCGGCTGTGCTGGCTGACCTGCGGCCTCTGGTGGCTGCAGCCGGTGGTGTTCAACGCCAACCTGTTCGACTTTCACCCCGAGGTGTGGGTGATGCCGGCTCTGGCCGGCTGTTACTGGGCCAGCCGGGCGGAGCGCCCGTGGCTCTGGTTTGCCTTGCTGCTGCTGCTGCTTGGCTGCCGCGATGGCCTGGTGCTGGTGGTCGCCGGCCTGGGGCTGGAGCAAGCCCTGCGGCGCCGTTGGATCTGGGCCGGCGCCGCCATCGGCCTGGCGCTGGGCTGGCTGGCCCTGCTCAACCGCTGGCTCTATCCCTTGCTCAAAGGCAGTGATACAGGGCCCAAAGCAGCTGGAGCGCTGTTCTCCTACCTCGGCAACAGCCTGGATGAGGTGCTGATCAACATGGTGCTCCGGCCCGACCTGCTGATCAGGCATGTGGACTGGGCCGGCGGAGTGGTGTACCTGCTGCTGATCAGTGTGGCCCTGGCGCCATTTTGGCGGCGGATCTCGCTGCCGGTCCTGGCGGGAGGGATTCCACTGGTGGTCGTGAATGTGCTCTCGGAGGAAGCACCCCAGCGCACCCTGGTGCACCACTACAGCCTGCCAGTGGCGGTGATCGCCGTGGTGGCCGCTATCGACGGCCTGGCCCTGCAGCCGCGCCAGCCGGTGCCATGGCGTCGCTTTGGATGGAGCGTGGTGTGCTGGGCGGCCCTCGCCAAACCCTGGTTCTTCACAGGGCCCTACCTCGAACGGTTGCATCAGCGACCTGCCATCCAGCAGGCAATCACTGCCGTACCGGCG
Coding sequences:
- a CDS encoding iron uptake porin; its protein translation is MKLFQKLLLAPAALGLMAPVAASASELNIAGVSQYGSEEQVTSITQFSDVQPTDWAYQALSNLIERYGCVAGYPNGTYRGSRAMTRFEAAALLNACLDRITDVTDELKRLMKEFEKELAVLKGRVDGLEAKVAELEATQFSTTTKLKGIATFVMGANSFGGSNSNASDAAKTLEGATAFNYDVRLNFDTSFTGKDLLRTTLRSGNFGDSPWGAAGTVGANGANLGLNALEVAFQEDAGPNVVGIDRLFYQFPVGDKVTVTFGGRVRQDDMLAMWPSVYPADTVLDVFTYAGSPGTYSLNKGAGAGVWYADNGWSFSLNYVSANANVGNPNEGGIGTDGAAQTFTGQLGYAGDSWGAAVAYNYGNGVGPASGTPAAVLQGAFAGAGSNNSVAVSAYWQPSESGWVPSISLGWGITSYSSDNTAFDFDGVASQSWYVGLQWDDAFIKGNALGMAVGQPTFVTACDKDLCGASPKDGNYAWEWWYKFQVTDNISVTPALYYLSNPLGQLGWELNNKRNDSAPLNNFGGIIKTTFKF
- a CDS encoding glycosyltransferase family 39 protein: MLKRSPWLWWLVLLGIWLLATAADRAWLMADQRLPAWDQADYLNSAIDHGRALGLLGGGSWPGWQGLMDLSPKIPPLASLVSGTVMAVAGETVNGASWSLSLWHGLLLLVIARWGQELLNASFGLLAASLVALAPALSGLRVDFTLDMPLTASCSLALWLLWRWQRREGGGGWGQAIAAAAAIAAALLIKQSALLVLALPALWSFGQAQAHPRRRWQAWAALALVLALLLPWLHHNWITTLGGTERAVISSGADEGDPGSLDPRSLIWYPRLWASQLGVATVSAGLAGLALLGWQHRGHWRQRWQAGWGWLLGVAISGWLCTSLSPNKDERYIAPVLPLLALLLARGWWALGQWIARQRSSHWASGALALGLISAGGIAARASLGELDRDPPSAVVAAMQSLRERVGDAPTTLLISGSSADLNEHSLTLLGRQQGGQVLVRRLGRNPGQEELALEQGEWWLIATGDQGTSRASARALSRAVRRNGRYERVQIWPWSKQRQLELWRRKPGVAAPSSFQQRFISLARGLEQGPRGLQPVFAAIGPWHLLDPRFSYQAEVKQWAEAQLQRNPSHRDALWSLALVAVLQNRPQQADQWFARLEQLEGNGHWPTAYRSVVQLADWRSCSAARVADARDSDPNTTPVLMALRDLSRSLCFDPRGPIALRSSLPAAVERVSLELKQP
- a CDS encoding DUF2079 domain-containing protein produces the protein MSQRLTPEQRVWLAAGVFTLVGWTLQWWRLHSFAATMDQGILFQVLWNGLSGHPFESTLSSQLSTNVVHGGQLPAIGYHRLGQHFTPTLALWIPLVALLGKWALPMLQVALIAAAGLVLHRIARLRLEADLAAMLTMAFFGANAVIGPTLGNFTDLSQLPLCVFVLLLGLLERRLWLTLPAAFLMPLIREDTGVVLVGIGLWLLVRQRSRWPLALALIAWGGGWVVLVTNVLMPLFSQDNSRRFMVENFGQYLQGQEQASSLETAVRALQQPLVLLRELVSPPRDTLLYLAGQGLPLLFIPWIALDSWLLMGLPLLGLLLAQGSNNPLSINIRYTYLVVPGLFAGSALWWQRHQPLFASRRLRRVWAGCILLSLLFTLGSNPNRSLSWLIPDSIQPLVYSNPIRQWQHSQQAHAVLGLIPSKASVAASTPLIPHLAARQVLVRFPDHVAYQTRAGQATPVEWIAVDLDQQRRYAVAFPQEQKALKRSLRQLKTLPGDGYQVQEVRDGVVLLQRNGPVQPAAEKQLNQLLAEAKQR
- a CDS encoding pectate lyase — translated: MANPLGRWMTVERQLRTFHTPWGSFTPAVDTAPLIYMLGLYGVVYFLPFGVFEAWTTGEDGPVEWLQFAAYAGACVCSLRVLWLRRRQWRSLQGVAWLLLTLFLFYVAAEEISWGERIHGWGVEALRNINAQKETNIHNLPAVQNYLHVSFIAAGLFFGYAGWRWMPHIEAWPARHYSLYFLIVALFYTYFDLSWISHAERIRNDQEGIELLMAVGLFLHTRHWAFSAASPPPAAD
- a CDS encoding glycosyltransferase family 2 protein, with protein sequence MTTASSAASPPSLWVVAACFNEASGIRAFITAIEALGLAQQLLLIDDGSRDNTAAVIRAEIELRRESPQALPISLIELTRNFGKEAAMLAGLDQARGRCDAVVLIDADLQHPPELIPEMARHWQEGAEMVTAIRSAADQESTLKILSASGFYSLFNRLTDSVQLVDGAGDFRLLSQPVVRALTDMREGTRFSKALFPWTGFRSVDISYDRSQRNSGATTWNARRLFSYALDGIFSFSVLPLRIWIGVGMVISLISLVYALVLVISTLLHGIDVPGYASLIVAVLFLGGVQLIGIGILGEYIGRIFEESKRRPPYLVRRISASASRDRQGEA
- a CDS encoding ChbG/HpnK family deacetylase gives rise to the protein MRAKLAELMRYGGVGVLAAGIHALVLLCGEWLGWPLSLANLSGFLLASCWGYLAHALFTFREHTGGAPFPRRWLLIQTSLNVLVSLLLPGWLGLWARSVAGTAVMVFTPTAINYVIWSLAARHSRARRQREAVVGLAPVRFHADDLGLHEAVNTTILNLHDAGALDSASVLVAGPAAMAAAQACAQRPQFELALHLCLSEGPPAADPKRIPALLDGEGRLALGFGRLLLLSCLPRWWRARRRIEQQLACELTAQIQWFQRLFPGRSLRLDGHQHVHLTPLVWQQIGQLPPALQPTWIRSLREPWPWRGIPLTLWWQGCLGLGPLKWLLLRLLNSGRAAELARRGIATNAGFCGVLFTGRMDTAVITSAERQLRVEGGLVLAHPAEGYSFEAAELQAYPLSRRFYASPWRSREADALMRRTR
- a CDS encoding DUF2079 domain-containing protein, producing MPDSRNLPPRNLVATSGAIALLLWICAAARHALLQSNAYDLGLFDQWIWLVSRGLPPISSMEGVHILADHGAWALYGAALPYRLLASVQWLFASQAAALSFTALPLWWVGRQAGLSPRLCWLTCGLWWLQPVVFNANLFDFHPEVWVMPALAGCYWASRAERPWLWFALLLLLLGCRDGLVLVVAGLGLEQALRRRWIWAGAAIGLALGWLALLNRWLYPLLKGSDTGPKAAGALFSYLGNSLDEVLINMVLRPDLLIRHVDWAGGVVYLLLISVALAPFWRRISLPVLAGGIPLVVVNVLSEEAPQRTLVHHYSLPVAVIAVVAAIDGLALQPRQPVPWRRFGWSVVCWAALAKPWFFTGPYLERLHQRPAIQQAITAVPAEARLSTTSYLVPQLSQRKQVSFPRARRDKTQLDQLDALLLNPLDPGWGSSAQRQKQLLRAAKAAGWTCRNWANGLELCQAPEG